The following is a genomic window from Deltaproteobacteria bacterium.
GGGACAGACCCTGTCCCGGACGCGCGACTGGCCGGTTTTGACCCGGCCACGACTGGCCGGTTTTGAGGTGGCCACTGAGGGCGAGCTCGGCTTCGAGCAAGCCATCGAGGAAACGGTGCGGCGGGTGCGTGGCCTTCGCCGCGTTCGCCACGTGTTCGCCCAACGCTTCGGCCGCGTGCACCAGACCGAGCTTGGTGAGTCGCTCGCGCGTCTGATCCAGATCGACCTGGGGTGGCCTCTTCGGCAGCGGCGGCAGCGCGTCCGTCGTCATCGCGCCACCCCCGCAAGCGCTGCGTAGAAGTCGATCGGCCGCTGCGCCGGAGCCATCGCCAGGATCTCGGCGAGTCGCTGCCCCATGCGCCCGACCGGCACCGGCGCCGACACGCGCTCGGTGCTCTCGCCCTCGTAGTGACTCGGGTCGAGCACGATCCGCGCTCGCGTCGCGCGCGCATGCTCCGCCACGACTGCGCCCTCGGCCCAGACCTGCACCGTCGCCGAGCAGCCGCGCACCTCCACCACCTGCTCCGCGAAGCGAAACGGCACGCTGTACGTGCGCCCCTCGAACGCCACCGTTGAATCGCGGCCGACGCGCCGCTGCGCGACCAGGTCAAACGGCTCGGGCAGATGCTCGGGCAGCGGAGTCAGCCGCTTCTGCTCCGCTTGGAAGCTCTCCCACACGCTCGCGCCCGTCGCGGGACAGATCCGCTTCTCGGCGCTCCTCTGCACCGCCGCGTCGGTCGCCGCCTGAAGCTCGACCAGATCGCGCCAGCTACGGCGGCGCGGATCGAAGCCCGCCTTGTGCGCGAGGATTCGGCGCTCCACCTTGCCCTTGTCCTCGGGCGTGTACGGCCGTGCCGCGTCGACGTGGAAGCGCAGCGCCCGCGCATACGTCGCGTAGCGCTCGTTCACCACGCCCCGCGGCCCCGCGCCCGTCGCGATCGCCGTCTTGGTGTTGTCGACGCGGATCACGCCCGGCACGCCACCCAGTCGCTGCAGCGCCGCGTTGTGCACCGTCAGCCAGGCCAGCTCGTCCGTGCGCTCCGACCACACGATCGCCTCGTGGCGCGAGTGCGAGAGCACCAGGTGAAACGCGAACAGATCGCGCGGCGCCGCCGCGACCACCACCCCGCGAAACTCCGCCCAGTCCGCTTGCGCCTGCGCGCCCGGCGGCGTCTCGACCCGCCGCCGCACCCGGATCTTGGGCGCGGGGTACTGCGCCCGCACGAAGCGCTGCACCGCCTTGTAGCTGCCCGCGTAGCCGTGCTCCGCCACCAGCCACTCGTACAGCGCCAAGCCGTTCGCGCCGCGCCCCGCGGCCATCCCACGCATCCACTCGCCGATCGCCTCGGCGAACGGCGCGACCGACGACACCTGGTCCGCACGCCGGTCTCGCGCTCGTGTCTTTAGCCGCTCGAGCCGGTAGCGCACCGCCTTTTCGTCGACCCCGAGCTGCCGCGCGATCGCCCGCATGCTCATGCCCCGCTCGTAAAGAACTCCGATCGTCACCACTTCCTCCCGTCTCAGCCGGCGCTCCATCCGACCTCCCCCGTGGAGATCGTGGACCGCCCGGCCTTACCGGGAGGTGCGGAAATCTGGGTGTCCTCTTACGCCTCGGATATCACGTCCTCTGACAACTGGAGCTCTCGGCGCGACGCCTACGCTCGCGAGCTCCGAAGAGAAGCTGCCGATCCTCGAGCAGGTCGGCGGGGACTTCAAAGCGCCGAGCAGTCTGGGTCGCGATGTGAGTCTCGCCGAATTCCGCGGCAAGGTCGTTCTGCTCTTCTTCGGCTACACCAGCTGCCAGGACGTATGTCCGGTCACGCTCGCGCACCTGAAGGATCTCGTGAAGCAGCTGGGGCCCGCGGCGGACGGCGCGCAGGTCCTGTCCGTCACGGTGGACCCCGAAGTCGACACGGCCGAGGTGCTCGCGAAGTATCTGCCGCAGTTCGACGCTCGCTTCGTCGGCCTGACCGGAACTCGCGATCAGATCGACCAGATC
Proteins encoded in this region:
- a CDS encoding IS21 family transposase, coding for MERRLRREEVVTIGVLYERGMSMRAIARQLGVDEKAVRYRLERLKTRARDRRADQVSSVAPFAEAIGEWMRGMAAGRGANGLALYEWLVAEHGYAGSYKAVQRFVRAQYPAPKIRVRRRVETPPGAQAQADWAEFRGVVVAAAPRDLFAFHLVLSHSRHEAIVWSERTDELAWLTVHNAALQRLGGVPGVIRVDNTKTAIATGAGPRGVVNERYATYARALRFHVDAARPYTPEDKGKVERRILAHKAGFDPRRRSWRDLVELQAATDAAVQRSAEKRICPATGASVWESFQAEQKRLTPLPEHLPEPFDLVAQRRVGRDSTVAFEGRTYSVPFRFAEQVVEVRGCSATVQVWAEGAVVAEHARATRARIVLDPSHYEGESTERVSAPVPVGRMGQRLAEILAMAPAQRPIDFYAALAGVAR
- a CDS encoding SCO family protein, whose product is MRKSGCPLTPRISRPLTTGALGATPTLASSEEKLPILEQVGGDFKAPSSLGRDVSLAEFRGKVVLLFFGYTSCQDVCPVTLAHLKDLVKQLGPAADGAQVLSVTVDPEVDTAEVLAKYLPQFDARFVGLTGTRDQIDQIAGLYLAEHHRTHDVEISTEHHRSKAYTEKSYLYTHAQQIYLLDAAGRVRGLYFSGSPLAEMESAVRSLLTEQASGASDDLGSKSDSGEEASPADPRHSHHGRGIEENDR